In Segnochrobactrum spirostomi, the DNA window CTCGGCAGCCAGCGCGTTCGCCAGCTTCACGTTCGGCGGCCCGACGTCTGGCAATGGCGCGAATGGCGGCGACGTCACGGCGCAGGTCTTCGGAGCGGTTGCCACCTCGGGGGCCGGCGCCAACGGTCTCTTCGTGCAATCAATCGGCGGCGGCGGCGGCATCGCGGGTGATGTGTCGAGCACGCTCTTCGGCTCCGCCTCCACGCGTCCCGAAGGACAGGGCGGCGACGGCAGCGGCGGCAACATCAACATCGTCGTCGCCGGCACCATCGCAACGACGGGGGCCAATGCCCCCGCGATCGACGCCCAGTCGATCGGCGGCGGCGGCGGCGTGGTGCAGGCTGGCTCGACAAGCTTCGTCGGCAGTGCGGGTGGGACGGGCGGGTCCGGCGGCATCACCATCAATGTCTCCGGCACGGTGTCGGCGAGCGGCGCCAACTCGCCCGGCATCTACGCCTTGACCGCCGCGTCCAATCCGACCTGGGCCGGGCCCATCGACATCAATCTTCAAAACGGCGCGCAGGTCTCGGGCGGCACCGGGTCGGGAGCCGGCATCATGCTGTCCGGCCCCGGTCAGAACCGCGTCACGATCAATTCCGGGGCAAGTCTCCAAGCGCTCGGTGGCACCGCCATTTCGGTCACATCCGGAAATGTGGCCGTCCAAAATGCAGGTACCGTCACCGGCAGCGTCGATCTCGGCAACGGGTCGGGCGGGTTCAACAATCTGGCCGGGGGCCTGTTCAATACCGGCGCTTTCGCCATGCTCGGCGGTGGCACGCTGTCGAACGCCGGCACGGTGAGCCCCTTCGGGCTCGGCAAGGTCGGCACCACGACGCTCACTGGCACCTTCAACTCGCCCGGGACGCTTCAACTCGATCTCGACGCCAACACCAGCTCCGCGGATCAACTCCTGGTATCGGGGACCGCAAACATTGGTGGAACGGTCTACGGCAATGCCATCGGCATCGCTCCGAATACGTCGTTCCAGGTCCTGACCGCTCAGTCGATCTCGTTCTCGGCGCAGACCCAGAGCCAATCCTTCCTCTACGATTGGGCGCCGATCTTGGGAACGTCCGGGACCTTGAACACCCTGACACTGGTGCCGAATGCCGATTTCACGCCGAACGGCGTGTCGCTCTCGGCAAACCAAACCGCCATCGCCCAGCATCTGCAATCGGCGTGGACGGCCGGTGGCTCGCCGTCCAGCGATGCCATCTTCACCTCGCTTCTCGGGGTCAACTCGACGGCGGCCTATCAATCGGCACTGAACGACCTTTCACCCGAGCAACTGGGCTCGACCGCATCGAGCCGGACCTCCGAGAGCCGTGCGGTGCTCAGCCGCACGATGAGCTGCCCGGTTTTCGCCGAAGGCACCCTGCTCGTCGTCGAGGACCAGTGCGCCTGGGGTCGCGTCATCTTCGGCCGAACGTCGCAGAACAGCAGCAACGAACACCAAGGCTTCACGAGCGATACGGTCACCGCGCAGACCGGCGTCCAGATCGAGGTGGCCCAGGATTGGTTCACGGCGTTCTCCGCCGCCTATCAGCAATCCTGGACCACGGGCAGCGGTAGCGGCAGTTCGACGACCGGGCAGGGCGGCGATGTGACGGCCGCCCTCAAGCACCAGATGGGCGCCTGGCTGCTCGCCACCGCCGTCGATTTCGGCTGGATCACGAGCGACAGTAGCCGCAGCGTCAATTATCTCGGCGCGTCGCCGTCGTCCTCGTCGGACACCTACAACGTCACGGGCCGTATCCGTGTCGCCTACGACGCTCCATTCCGGACGTTCTATCTGCGGCCCTATGTCGATCTCGACGTTTCTTACGTCAACGTCCCCGGATTCCAGGAATACGGCACCAGCGGCGCGGAACTCGCCATTCAGGGCCAGAGCCAGACGACCTTCATCGTCAGCCCTGCGATCGAGCTCGGCACACGCTTCGTTTTCTCCGACGGCATGGTCCTGCGTCCCTATGCGACGCTCGGCGCGTCGTTCGCCTCGAACGAAAGCTGGACGACGACGGCGAGCCTCGTCGGTGCTCCGGCGGGCACCGGCACCTTCGACACCAAGACCTATATGCCCGATGCCCTCGCCAATCTGGACCTCGGTTTGCAGGCGTTGACGGCGAGCAAGTGGGAGGTGAAGCTCGATTACGGCTTGAGCCTCGGCAACAATTTCACCTCGCAAACCGGCATGGCGCGCGTCGCGCTACATTTTTGAGGAACCAAGTGTCCGCTGCGGAGACTGCGCCGGCCGACGCGTCGGCGCCCACAACCGAACTCACCTGCTCGCGCGGCTTTTCCCAATGGCTCGCCCAGCACCAGGTCAGTCTCGCCTTTTCCTCATACCAGACCGGCCAGCTCTTTCTGATCGGACGGATGCCGGACGGCGCGGTCTCGTTCCATCAGCGAGACTTCGAACGCGCCATGGGGCTTTGGTACGAGCCTGGGCGGCTCTTTCTGGCGTCGATGGTGCAGATCTGGCGCCTGGAAAATATCCTCGCCGCGAACGAACGTGCGAACGGCTATTTCGATCAGCTTTTCGTTCCGCGCACGGCGCGGATCACCGGCGATGTCGATGCGCACGAGATGGTCGTCGAAGCGAGCGGGCGCATCGTTTTCGTCAACACGAAGTTCTCGTGTCTCGCCACGCTGAGCCTGTCCCACAGCTTCAAGCCGCTGTGGAAGCCGAAATTCATCTCGCGCCTCGCGGCGGAGGATCGCTGTCACCTCAACGGCCTCTGCTTGGAAGACGGCAAGGTGGGTTACGTCACCGCGGTGGGCCGTACCGACGTGGTCGACGGATGGCGGGGGTCGCGCGTCGGCGGCGGCGTGCTGATCCGCGTCGCCGACGACACCATTGTGGCTGACGGGTTCTCGATGCCCCATTCGCCACGTCTTCATAACGGTTCCCTGTGGCTGCTCGATTCCGGTCGCGGCTATCTCGTGAAGGTCGATCCCACAACCGGGGCCAAGGAAGACATCGCGTTCTGTCCGGGATTCATGCGTGGGCTCGCCTTCCACGCCGGCCACGCGATCGTGACGCTGTCGCTCCCGCGCGATCTCAATTTCAACGGGCTTCCTTTGGAGGACGAGATCGGGCGCCGCGGCGGACAGCCCTGGTGCGGCGTTCAGATCATCAATCTTGCGACCGGCGACATCGTCGAGTGGATTCGTCTCGACGGTGCGATCCGCGAGCTCTTCGACGTCACGGTCATGCCCGCTGTCGCCTGCCCGATGGCGGCCCCGTTGCAGGGCCCCGATCTGGCGAACCTGCTCACCATCGAAGCGCCGGAGCGCGCCCTCGACGAGCCCGGGTGGGCTTGACGGGCCGGAGACGTCCGGCCCGTTGCCGTGCGACGCCGGGAGCGCGCCTGCGCTACCCGCCTCAATCGCGCTTATAGGCGCCGAGGCCGGGGCGGTAGGTCTTGTCGTCGAGGAACTGCTTCAGGCCCTCGTCGCGGCCGCGGGTCTTGTCGAGCTGGAGCATCTGCTCGAGCTTCGCGTAGATGTAATCGTCGGACGCATCCCACGGCATGTTGCGGACGCGCTTGAAGGTGTCCTTGGCGGCCTTCAGCGTGACCGGGTTCTTCTCGAGTAGGGTATCGGCGATCGCGCGCACGCGGGCCCGGAGGTCGGCGAGCGGAACAGCCTCGTTGACGAGGCCCATCTCCGCCGCCTTGCGGCCGTCGAACACCTCGCCGGTCATGATGTAGTAGAGCGAGTCGCGATGGCGCATCACCTCGGCGACCGCGCGGGTCACGTTGCCGCCCGGCAGGATGCCCCAGTTGATCTCCGAGAGGCCGAACTTCGCCTCTTCCGCGGCGACCGCGAGGTCGCAGGCGACGAGCGGCGTGAAGGCGCCGCCGAAGCACCAGCCGTTGACCATGGCGATGCTCGGCTTCTCGAAATACATGAGCCGGTTCCACCAGCCGCTCGATTGACGACGCGCCTTGAGGGTCGCCGCGCGCGGCTTGCCGTCGTTGTCGCGGAAGTACTCCTTGAGATCCATGCCCGCCGACCAGGATTCCCCGGCGCCGGTCAGGACGAGCACGCCGCAGCGATCGTCGCCCTCGAGCTCGTCCAGCACCTCGAGCATGCGCACGTTGAGGGCGGGATTCATGGCATTGCGCTTGGTGGGCCGGTTCAGGGTGACGAACGCCACGCCGCGTTCGAACTCCACCAGCACCGGGTCGGTCGTGGTCTCGCTCATGGATGGGCTCCGATCTCTAGCCGCTGCCGTCGGTTCACGGGCGGCGAAGGTCTTGGGATGAAGACGAAGGTCTTGGGATGAAGATTGGAAGTGAAATCCTGGGAAAAGGGTTCGCCGCCGATAGGGCCGTCACGACGACGCAGCGTCCTCGCGGCGAAGGAGATGTTTCTGCACCTTGCCCGAAGCGGTGCGCGGGATGGTCTCGACGATGAGGATGCGCGTCGGCAGCTTGAAGCGGGCGAGACGCGCCTCGCAGTGGCTGGCGATCTCCTCGACCGCCGGATCGAAGCCCGGCTTCGGCACCACGAAGGCATGCCCGGTTTCGCCCCAGCGGCCGTCGGGCACGCCGATCACCGCCGCCTCCTGCACCGCCGGATGGGTGATCAGCGCGGCCTCGATCTCGGCCGGGTAGACGTTCTCGCCGCCGCTGATGAACATGTCCTTCAGGCGATCGACGACGCGGATGAAGCCGTTCGCCTCGCGGAAGCCGAGGTCGCCGGTGCGGTACCAGCCGTCGGTGAAGGCGGCCGCCGTCTCGGCCGGACGGTTCCAATAACCCGGCGTGACCGTCGGTCCGCGCAGCCACACCTCGCCGATCGTGCCGTCGGACACGTCCGCTCCCTCTGCTCCGACGATGCGAACCTCGATGCAGGGCGCTGGAAGGCCGACGCTGCCCGGATTGGCACGCACCGCGTCGCGATCGATCGGCACGTGCACCGCCGTGCCGGCCTCGCTCATGCCGTAGCCGTTGACGAGTACCACGCCGTCGTCGAGGCAGCTTTCGATGAGCGTCTTGGTGAGTGGCGCGCCGCCGACGAAGATCGCGTGCAGCCGCGACAGGTCGGCGCTCGGATAACCCGGATCGTTGCGCAGCGACGTGATCATCTGGGGCACGGCGAAATAATGCGTCACCCCAATTGCCGGATCGGTCAGGAAGGCGAGGCTGCGCGGCGGCGTGAAGCGGTCGGAGAGCACGAGCGTGCCGCCAAAGGTGAGCGTCGTCCGCGCGACGGCGACGAGCCCGATGGTGTGGAAGAGCGGCAGGTCGGAGAGGACCACCGCGGCCGGGCCGATCTCGCCGACGAAGGCGAAGTTGATGGCGGAGAAGAAGGCGTTGCGCCGGGTGATGACGACGCCCTTCGGCTGGCCGGTGGTCCCCGAGGTGTAGAGCAGGATGCACGGCGCCTCGGCCTCGGCCGCACGGGCCGCGACCGGCGCGGCAGCCCGCAGCCGCGCGGAGGCCCCGTCCGGGCCTTCGAGGGTCAGCAAGGTCAGCCCCGGCTTGGCCTCGGCTGCCGCCCGCGCCGCCGCGGCGAATTCCTCGGCAGCGATGAGGAGCGCCGGCGCACAATCGGCCAGGATGGCGGCAAGCTCGCTCGCCCCGAGGCGCCAATTGAGCGGGGCGAACACGGCGCCGATCCGCTGGCAGGCGAGGGCGATGACGATCTGATCGATGCCGTTGCGGGCAAGCATCGCGACCCGCTCGCCAGCGGGGGAGCCGAGGGTCGTTTGCAGGAAGCCGGCGGCCCGTGCGATGCGCTCGTTGAGCGCCGCATAGCTCAGGGTTTCGCCGCTCGCGATCTCGATGCATGCGGTCCGCTCGGGCGACACGCGGGCCCGGTAGGACACAGGCTCCTCGGTGAGCAGACCGGCGGAAAAGGCTCTCAGGTCGGCCGACACATTCGGCATTCGATCCTCCCTTCGCTCAGCGCGACGAAGTGGCTTTTTGTTAGTAACACTAACTAATATGATCGGCCGGCTTGTCAAGAGTGGCGCGCGAGCGGCGTCGGGTTGACCGAAGGGGCCCGGTGCCGCGTTATGAAAAGGCGGTGGGGCGCTCGCGCGGATTCGGCGGATGGAAATGGGGACGGCGTGAAGCCATCGAAGAAGGTCGACCGGGACGACATCGCCGGGGGAGATGCGGGACTGAGGCGTGGGCGGCTCGACGGCCTGCTCGGCTTCCACCTGCGCATGGCGCATGTCGCGCTATATCGCGACTTCGCCGCCGCGATGGAGGATCTGGGGTTCACCCAGAAGCAACTCGCGGTCCTGGAACTGGTCGCCGCCAATCCCGGGACGTCGCAGATCGATCTCGCCGCTGCGCTGGAAACGGACCGCGCCACGATGCTGGGTCTCGTCGAGCGGCTCGAAGAGCGCGATTTGATCAGTCGCCAACCGTCGGAGACGGATCGCCGGCGGCAGGAATTGCGCCTTACCCCGCTCGGGGAGACGCGTCTTGCGGAAGCGCGCGCGGCCGTGGATGCCCACGAGGCGCGATTGCTCAAGCACTTCTCGAAGGGCGAGGCCGACACCCTGATCGGCCTCCTGAAACGCCTCTATCAGGAGTGAGCGGCCGGCGTCGCCGCGGTCCGCCGTTGCCGAACGGACCGTCGCGATGCCCTGCGATCACATCGGCAAGCCGACATAATTCTCGGCGAGAACGCGCTGGGCCGCCGGCGAGCCGGCGAGATAGTCGAACTCGGCACGCTGGATGCGGCGGCCGAAGGTGTCGGTTTCCGGGAAGACGTGGAGGAGCGAGGTCATCCACCACGAGAAGCGCTCCGCCTTCCAGATGCGGGCGAGGGCGCGGGCGGAATAGGCATCGAGCCCGGCCGACGAGCGATCGAGGAAGAACTCCAGGAGCGCGTCGGCGAGATAGCCAACGTCGCTCGCGGCGAGGTTGAGGCCCTTCGCGCCGGTCGGCGGCACGATGTGGGCGGCGTCGCCCGCGAGGAAGAGCCGGCCGAAGCGGAGCGGCTCGGCGACGAAGCTGCGCAGCGGCGCGATCGACTTCTCGATCGAGGGGCCGGTCTGGAGCCGTTCGGCGGTTTCCGGATCGAGCCGCTGGCGCAGTTCGTCCCAGAAGCGGTCGTCTGACCAGTCCTCGACGCGCTCGTCGGAAGCAACCTGGACATAATAGCGGCTGCGCGTCGGCGAGCGCATCGAGCAGAGCGCGAAGCCCCGGGCGTGGTGGGCGTAGATGAGTTCCTCGGCGACGGGCGGGCGGTCCGTCAGGATGCCGAGCCAGCCGAACGGATAGACTCGCTCGAACGTCTTGAGCGCGCTGTCGGGCAGGCTCGCCCGGGCGACGCCGTGGAAGCCGTCGCAGCCCGCGATCACGTCGCAAGCGATCTCGTGCGTCACACCGTCCTGGACATATCGAACCTTCGGCCGGTCGGTCTCGAAATCGTGGAGCGAGACGTCCTCAGCCTCGTAGATCGACACCGCACCGGAATCCGCGCGGGCGTCCATCAGGTCCCGCGTCACTTCGGTCTGGCCGTAGACGGTGACGGAACGCCCGGTCAGGGCGGCGAAATCGATGCGCAGCCGGTCGCCGTCGAACATCAGCTCGGTGCCGTCGTGGATCAGCCCTTCCTTATGCAGCCGCTCCGCGACGCCGGCCTTCTCCAGGAGTTCGACCGCGCCCGGCTCGATCACGCCGGCGCGAATCCGGGACAGCACATAATCGGGGCTGCGCCGCTCCAGAATGACGGTGTCGATGCCGCGGCGTTCGAGCAGGCGTCCGAGCAACAGCCCGGCGGGGCCGGCGCCGATGATGGCGACCTGGGTCCGGGTTGGGCGGGTCCCGGTTTGGGCGGTGCTGGTCTGCATGAGGTCCTCCCTGGGCCGGCTCTGCGGCCGCGTTTCGGGCGAACATGGCGGCCGACCCCGCCTCCGCCAATGGACAGAGGGGACAAAGGATTGGACAATCGGAACATCGATCCCGGGAGGAAGCGGCATGCGGGCGATCCCGACCTATGCGCTCTATGGCGAAGCCGACGAGCATCTCGGCGCCGATTGGCTGCATTGCGAGACCATCCAGGCGCGCAGCCGGCTGCACGATTACCGCATCGAACCGCACCGCCACGATGCGTTCTTCCAGATCCTACACCTCGCCGCCGGCACCGCGGCGGCCGAGCTCGACGGCCGCTCCGAGACCTTGAGCCCACCCTGTCTGGTGCTGGTGCCGCCCCACACCGTGCACGGTTATGCCTTCTCCCACGACGTCGAAGGTCAGGTGCTCACGCTGTTCGCCCGCCATGTGCCCGAGGTGCTCCGGGCGTGCCCGGAAGCTGCCGCCGGCCTCGACCGGCCGGTCCACGTGCCCCTCGGCGACCATCCCGACATCGCGGAAACGGTCGCCCGCGAACTCGACGCCGCGGCACGGGAATTCGCGCAGCGACGTCCCGGACAGCTCGCCATCGTCGAGGCGCGGATCGCGATCGCGCTCGTTCTTGCCTTCCGGGTGCGCAGCGCAGCCGGCGCGGCGACGCCCGATCCGGCCCGTCGCGGGGCGCTCCATGTCGCCCGCTTCCGCGATCTCGTCGATCTCCACTATCGCGAGCGGCTGACGATCGAGGATTATGCCGATCGGCTCGGCCTCACCACCGCGCACCTCAACCGGCTCTGCCGCACCCATCTGGGCCAGTCCGCGCTCGGGGTCGTTCAAGGGCGGATCGTGCTCGAGGCGAAGCGCTACCTCGCCTTCACGACGCTTGGGATCAAGGAGATCGCGGACGCTGTCGGGTTCGAGGACGCCGCCTATTTCACCCGCTTCTTCCGCCGCGAGACGCGCCTCGCCCCGACCGAGTTCCGCGCGCGCCGCGCCGGCGGCGATGGCGCTCAGGGCCAGGCGGCGAAGGAGGAGGGGGCGTCGGCGCGGACCGAGCGGCTCAGCCCGGTCCGGTAGGCGCCCGGGGTCGTTCCGGTCAGGCGTTTGAAGAAGCGGTTGAAATAGGCCGCGTCGCGAAAGCCGAGGCCGTAGGCGATCTGCTCGACGGGAAGGTCGGTCTGTTCGAGGCGCAGCCGCGCCTCTTCGAGCAGGCGGTCGTGCATCAGCGCGAGCGGGGTGCGCCCGGTCGCGCGGAGGCAGGCATCGTGCAGGTGCGCCCGTGTCACGCCGAGCATCCCTGCGAACTCGTCGATCCGGAGATTTTCCCGGTAATGCAGCTCGACGAGCTGGCGGAAGCGCTGGAGGGTGGTCGCCCCGGTGCCGCGCAGGCCGGTCGCGGCGGCGAGGCCGGCGGCGCGCCACAGATGGAGCAGCACCAGCCCGACATAGAGCTCCACCATCGCCGAGCCGCCGGGCTGGGGATCTCGCGATTCGCGCACCAGGGCGAGAATCAGGGCCGACAGCTCCGGCAACTGCGCGGCGATGCGCTCCGCCGGGGCGATCGCCGCCTGATCGAGCAGGGGGCGCAGCCCGCTGCCAACCGGCGAGCCGCCGATCGAGCGCCAAACGAGGTCCTCGGCGATCGCCGCGTTGAGGCCGCTGCCGCCGGCGGCGAGCCGCACCTCGCCGTGGGCCGAGGCCGGCAGCCAGAGCAGCGCCGGCCCGGCGAGGTCGTGATCGGTCCCGCTTGTCTCCCGATAGAGCGCGCGGCCGGCGGAGATGAGGAAGACGTGGCAGCGCCGTGGCCGGTCGGTCGGGGCGAGCGACCAGGTGCGTTGCGCAAGGGCGGCGTCGATGCGGGTTGCGACGACGGCCGCCGTACCGCTCGGCGCCGATCGGGAGGGTGTCGGTGCGGGGAACGCGTGGCTCGGTGACATCGCCGCAGCCTCCGTGCGCCGGCGATCAGGATCGTCGCCGAGAAAAGTGCAATAGAAATAGTGAATAGTGCATTTCGGTCGCCGTCAAGCTGCGGCTAATTCGATACCAAGCCGGCCAAGAACCGGCATGAAGGACAGGAAACGAGGGAGGGATCCTGCCGCGCATCCCGCGTGGCCGACCAATCTCCGCGCATGGCAATCCGACGGCTTGGTGGCGTCCGAGGTGACGCCCGATCGTCGTGTGTGCCCGGCGCGGTGGCTCGGTCGGCGCGCCGGGGCGCAGGAAGGCCCGCTGGACCGCGATGTTCGATGCCCCGCTTCTGCTGCGCGACGAGAACCGGCCCGCCTCCGACGGGGCCGTGTTCGAGCGTTGCAATCCCGTGACCGGCGCCGTCGCGACGCGCGCGGCGGCGGCGACCCTCGACGACGTCGCGACCGCTCTTTCCGCCGCGGCCGCAGCCTTTCCCGTGTGGTCCGAATGCGGCCCGACGGAGCGCCGCTCGCGCCTCCTCGCGGCCGCGGACCTGCTCGAACAGCGCGTCGACCTCTTCGTCGAGACGATGCTCGCCGAAACCGGGGCCACGGCGGGGTGGGCGCGCTTCAATGTCTCGTTGGGCGCCGACATGCTGCGCGAGGCCGCCGCTTCGACCACCCAGATCGGCGGTCAGATCATCCCCTCCGACCGGCCCGGCACCACCGCCTTCGCGGTGCGCCAGCCGGTCGGCGTGGTGCTCGCCATCGCGCCGTGGAACGCGCCTGTGATCCTCGGGGTGCGCTCGGTCGCCATGCCGCTCGCCTGCGGCAACACCGTGATCCTCAAGGCGTCCGAGATCTGCCCGCGCACCCATCGCCTGATCGGCGAGGTCTTACGCGATGCCGGCCTCGGCGATGGGATCGTCAACGTGATCATGAGTGCGCCCGCGGACGCCGGCCGCATCGTCGAGGCGCTGATCGCGAGCCCGATCGTGCGGCGGGTGAACTTCACCGGCTCGACCCGCGTCGGCCGCATCGTCGCCGAGGTCGCCGCACGTCACCTCACGCCGGCGCTGCTCGAGCTCGGCGGCAAGGCGCCGTTCCTGGTGCTCGACGACGCCGACCTCGACGAGGCGGTGAAGGCGGCGGCCTTCGGTGCCTTCTTCAACCAGGGCCAGATCTGCATGTCGACCGAGCGCATCGTGGTCGACGAGGCGGTGGCCGACGCCTTCACCGAGAAGCTCGCCCGCAAGGCGGCGACCCTCGTCTCCGGCGATCCCGCCAAGGGCACGGCGCCGCTCGGCGCGCTCGTCGGGTTCGACGCGGTCGAGCGCATCGACGCGCTCGTCAAGGACGCCGTGGCGAAGGGCGGCCGCATCCTCGCCGGCGGCCGCACCGCCGGCACGCTGATGGACGCGACGGTCATCGATCACGTCACCCCGGCGATGCGCCTCTATTCCGAGGAATCCTTCGGCCCCGTGGCGGCGATCGTCCGGGTTCGCGGCGTGGAGGAGGCGATCCGCGTCGCCAACGACACGGAGTACGGTCTCTCCTCCGCCGTGTTCGGCCGCGATGTCGGCCGCGCCATGGCGGTGGCGCGCCGCATCGAGGCCGGCATGTGCCACATCAACGGCCCGACCGTGCACGACGAGGCGCAGATGCCGTTCGGCGGGGTCAAGGCGAGCGGCTACGGCCGGTTCGGCGGGGCCGCGGCGATCAACGAGTTCACCGAGCTGCGCTGGATCACCGTCGCGAGCGAGCCCGGCCACTACCCGATCTGACGAACACCGCCGCCGAATGCGCGGCCGGTCCGAGACGTGCCGACCAAAATCTGCCGAACAAGAAGACACGCACAACGAATGATGGGAGGAAAAATGTCCGAGATCGCTTCGATGACGCCCGAGAGCGCGGCTCACCGTCTCCTCAACCCGACCCGCCGCGGCCTGATGGTCGGCACCGGCCTCGGCGCGCTGGCGCTCGCGACCGGCTCGCGCGGCGTGTTCGCCGCCGAGGCGACGGACGTGCTGAAGGTCGGCTTCATCAGCCCGCGCACCGGCGCGCTCGCCGGTTTCGGCCAGACCGACGGCTACGTGTTGGAACTCGCCCGGAAGGCGCTCCAGGGCGGCCTTCAGGTCGGCGGCAAGACCTACGCCGTCGAAATCCTCGACCGCGACACCCAGTCCGACCCGTCCCGCGCGAGCCAGCTCGCCAAGACGCTCATCAACAGCGATCAGGTCGATCTGATGCTCGCCGTCTCGACGCCCGAGACGATCAACCCGGTTTCCGACGCCTGCGAGGCCGCCGGCGTGCCCTGCCTCTCGACGGTGATGCCGTGGGAGGCCTGGTATTTTGGCCGCGGTGCGAAGCCGGGCCAGCCGTCGCCGTTCAAGTGGACCTTCCATTTCGGCTTCGGCGTCGGTGAGTTCCACAAGACCTACGTGTCGCAGTGGAACCTGATCGAGACCAACAAGAAGGTCGGCGTGCTCTATCCCAACGACGCCGACGGCAATGCGATCCGCGCCAATCTCGCGCCGCTGCTCGCCAAGGACGGCTTCACCATCGTCGATCCCGGCCCCTATGAGGACGGCACCACGGACTATTCGGCGCAGATCGCCCTGTTCAAGCGCGAGAAGTGCGAGATCTTCAATTCCTTCCCGATCCCGCCCGACTTCGCCGCGTTCTGGCGCCAGGCGGCGCAGCAGGGCTACACCCGGATGGTGAAGATCTGTCAGGTCGCCAAGACCGGCCTCTTCCCGGATGGCATCGAGGCACTCGGCAAACTCGGCTACAACATCGCGAGCGCCGCCTATTGGCACAAGGCGTTCCCCTACAAGTCGCCGCTCACCGGCGTCTCCGGCGTCGAGCTCGCCGACGGGTACGAGGCGGCGAGCGGCAAGCAATGGACGCAGCAGCTCGGTGCCTCCATGTCGCTGCTCGATGCCGGCAGTGAGGCGCTCAAGGCGAGCGGCAATCCCAAGGACAAGGCGGCGGTCGCCAAGGCGCTCGGCGCGCTGCGCACCACGACCATGATCGGCAAGGTCGATTTCCAGGCCGGGCCGGTCCCGAACGTCTCGCCGGGCCCGATCATCGGCACCCAATGGGTGAAGTCGGCGCCGGGCTCCAAGTTCAAGCTCGATTATGTCGTGACCGAGCACGCCACCGATCCGGCCGTGCCGATCGAGGCGAAGCTCAAGCCGTTCAACAGCTGACCGCACCGGCGCGGGCGGGCTCGGTGCCTTCCCGCGGCGGCTCCTCCGAGGCCCGGTCCCTGACCGGACCGGGCCCATTTTTTTGAGCGACAGCGAACGGGATGGAACCGTGACGACGGACCGGAGCGTCCTCCTCTCCGCATCGGGCATCACCAAGCGCTTCAATGCGCTGGTTGTGCTCGACGGCATCGATTTCGACGTGGCGCGCGGC includes these proteins:
- a CDS encoding aldehyde dehydrogenase, translating into MFDAPLLLRDENRPASDGAVFERCNPVTGAVATRAAAATLDDVATALSAAAAAFPVWSECGPTERRSRLLAAADLLEQRVDLFVETMLAETGATAGWARFNVSLGADMLREAAASTTQIGGQIIPSDRPGTTAFAVRQPVGVVLAIAPWNAPVILGVRSVAMPLACGNTVILKASEICPRTHRLIGEVLRDAGLGDGIVNVIMSAPADAGRIVEALIASPIVRRVNFTGSTRVGRIVAEVAARHLTPALLELGGKAPFLVLDDADLDEAVKAAAFGAFFNQGQICMSTERIVVDEAVADAFTEKLARKAATLVSGDPAKGTAPLGALVGFDAVERIDALVKDAVAKGGRILAGGRTAGTLMDATVIDHVTPAMRLYSEESFGPVAAIVRVRGVEEAIRVANDTEYGLSSAVFGRDVGRAMAVARRIEAGMCHINGPTVHDEAQMPFGGVKASGYGRFGGAAAINEFTELRWITVASEPGHYPI
- a CDS encoding ABC transporter substrate-binding protein; amino-acid sequence: MVGTGLGALALATGSRGVFAAEATDVLKVGFISPRTGALAGFGQTDGYVLELARKALQGGLQVGGKTYAVEILDRDTQSDPSRASQLAKTLINSDQVDLMLAVSTPETINPVSDACEAAGVPCLSTVMPWEAWYFGRGAKPGQPSPFKWTFHFGFGVGEFHKTYVSQWNLIETNKKVGVLYPNDADGNAIRANLAPLLAKDGFTIVDPGPYEDGTTDYSAQIALFKREKCEIFNSFPIPPDFAAFWRQAAQQGYTRMVKICQVAKTGLFPDGIEALGKLGYNIASAAYWHKAFPYKSPLTGVSGVELADGYEAASGKQWTQQLGASMSLLDAGSEALKASGNPKDKAAVAKALGALRTTTMIGKVDFQAGPVPNVSPGPIIGTQWVKSAPGSKFKLDYVVTEHATDPAVPIEAKLKPFNS